The DNA sequence AACCCCTACAGATTCTGCTGCAATTTCATCTTCACGAACTGACAAGGTTGCTCGTCCAATCGGGCTGCGCAAGAAATTGATGGTTAAAATGGTTGTGATAACTACAAAGAAATACACCATTTGCCAATTGGTAAAGGCAGGAATACCCAATATACCCGCAGCTCCATTGGTCAAATCACCACCGTTAATGATTAAAATGCGAATGATTTCAGAGACTCCAAGCGTAGCAATTGCGAGGTAATCACCTTTCAGACGAAGAGTAGGAATCCCGACAACCAAAGCCACTGCTCCTGCAATCAATGCTCCTAACACCATAGCCGCAAAAAAGGCAGGATAAGTAGCTGTTCTCGAACCAATAATTGCAGCTGCATAAGCACCAATTGCCATAAAACCAGCATGTCCCAGAGAAAATTGACCTGAGAAACCGACAATCAAATTCAAACCTACTGCTAAAATAATGTTAATGCCGATTTGCTGTAAGATTTGTAGATAAAAATCATTCAAAACTCCAGCGCTGACAAGGAGAGTCAGCAAACCGTAACCTGCAAGAAGGAGCACAAACCATAAAATATTTACTTTTACATTCTTTTTCATAGCCTATACCTTCTCTTTCACATTCTTACCAAGAATACCTGCAGGACGAACAAGCAAGATTAAGATTAAAATGCCATACACAATCGCATCACGGAAATCTGACATACCAAAAGCTGTCGCAAAGGTTTCTAATAGACCAATGACAAAGCCTCCCAATGCTGCTCCGGGGATAATACCAATCCCACCAAGTACCGCAGCGACAAATGATTTCAACCCTGGTGTCATTCCCATCAAAGGCTCTAAAGAATTGTAATAAAGCGCGATGAGTACACCTGCTGCGCCTGCCAAAGCAGAACCTAAAGCAAAAGTGAAACTAATCGTACGATTGACATTAATTCCCATTAGCTGCGCTGCATCACTATCAACAGAAACTGCCCGCATGGCTTTTCCCATTTTGGTTTTTTGAACGATAACCTGCAGCAATACCATTAAAATCAAGGAAATAACCAAAATCATCAATTGGATATTGGTGAGACTAATAGGACCAAAATTATAACGAACCGTTTCAATCACTTGTGGGAACGAACGAGTATTGGCCCCCACAAAATAGACCATCACATATTCCAAGAAAAATGAAACACCAATCGCAGTAATCAAAGCTGCAATCCGAGTCGAATTTCTCAGTGGACGATACGCCAGAAACTCGACCAGCACACCTAAAGCTGCCGTCCCAATCATTGCCAAAATCAAGGCAAGGAAAAAGTTAAGATGAAGAGAATTTATCAAGAAATACCCCATAAAAGCACCCATCATGTAAATATCTCCATGAGCGAAGTTGATAAGCTTGATAATCCCATAAACCATGGTATAGCCGAGAGCGAGCAAAGCATAGACACTCCCCAGAATCAGACCATTAACAAGTTGTTGGAGCATGGCCACCACACTTTCTAATTATAGTATAGAAGAAAGAACTATGTGATTTTTCACATTTTCTTATCTATCGTGAAAAAAGAGCGAGTCAAGTCATTATTTCAAAAAAATTGATTTTTCTCACTCATCTATTCTAAGTTTGAGCAAATGAGACCTTTAAACCTTTTTAAGTCTCATTTCACGGTTGATTACTTTTCAACAGCTTAAAACATATCTAACAATCAATCACTAGGTATTACAAACCATAATGAAAAATATTCTTAAGACTAAGACTTTTGTCCCGCCTCTTTTCTTTTAGCCCGTATAAAGAGAAGTAACTATCTACGATGCTTACCATAAATAGTTACTCTTTTATACACTATAAAATATATTTTAAGCAGTTCTTTATGAAAGATTATGGCTTAACTGTTTCAGCTGCTGTGACTTTCCCATTATTCATGGTCATCATAAACGCTGTTTTAACAGTGTTATGATTCTTGTCAAAGCTGGTATCACCTGTTACACCTTCAAAATTCTTTGTCTTGGCAAGATTGTCTTTGATGTCAACAGATGTTTTAGCACCCTTAGCAGCATTGGCAACAAGATAAACAGAGTCGTATGCTAGCGCTGCAAATGTTGAAGGTTCTTCATTGTTGTATTTCGCTTTGTAAGCTTCAAGGAATTTCTTTGCTTTC is a window from the Streptococcus anginosus subsp. whileyi MAS624 genome containing:
- a CDS encoding branched-chain amino acid ABC transporter permease; translated protein: MKKNVKVNILWFVLLLAGYGLLTLLVSAGVLNDFYLQILQQIGINIILAVGLNLIVGFSGQFSLGHAGFMAIGAYAAAIIGSRTATYPAFFAAMVLGALIAGAVALVVGIPTLRLKGDYLAIATLGVSEIIRILIINGGDLTNGAAGILGIPAFTNWQMVYFFVVITTILTINFLRSPIGRATLSVREDEIAAESVGVNTTKIKVIAFVFGAMTASIAGSLQAGFIGSVVPKDYTFINSINVLIIVVFGGLGSITGTIVAAIVLGILNMVLQNVASIRMIIYSLALILVMIFRPGGLLGTWELSLSRFFKKDKEVN
- a CDS encoding branched-chain amino acid ABC transporter permease yields the protein MLQQLVNGLILGSVYALLALGYTMVYGIIKLINFAHGDIYMMGAFMGYFLINSLHLNFFLALILAMIGTAALGVLVEFLAYRPLRNSTRIAALITAIGVSFFLEYVMVYFVGANTRSFPQVIETVRYNFGPISLTNIQLMILVISLILMVLLQVIVQKTKMGKAMRAVSVDSDAAQLMGINVNRTISFTFALGSALAGAAGVLIALYYNSLEPLMGMTPGLKSFVAAVLGGIGIIPGAALGGFVIGLLETFATAFGMSDFRDAIVYGILILILLVRPAGILGKNVKEKV